The Alnus glutinosa chromosome 7, dhAlnGlut1.1, whole genome shotgun sequence genome includes a region encoding these proteins:
- the LOC133872936 gene encoding serine/threonine-protein kinase ATG1c-like isoform X2 — protein sequence MAQATGRGRVVGDYLVGRQIGSGSFSVVWHARHRVHGTEVAIKEIATGRLNKKLQESLMSEIYILKRINHPNIIRLHDIIQVPGKIHLVLEYCKGGDLSVYIQRHGRVPEGIAKQFMQQLVAGLQILRDNNLIHRDLKPQNLLLTTNDNNSVLKIADFGFARSLQPRGLAETLCGSPLYMAPEIMQLQKYDAKADLWSVGAILFQLVTGKTPFTGSNQIQLLQNIVKSTELHFPPDIKGLSSECKDLCQKLLRRNPVERLTFEEFFNHSFLSQKQPAASLRSRSSSRLVDEFTSSECDHVRNMEESSHEDCLPFFLDDDPSGPEGSPSFSRRRSSMKSSFGFSLDTKGDRREAVSSTSNNMNISFGYGSATDDLESTHPKVDSHRPSDRNLSDPLKSMDQRSPNTRSRASPSKPSHSPYKSQSPPEAVFNMTTKSSSPMPIIGAQTSKMCRIGSLESQSSAPGTSQGSVDMGDALEQPSTHCMTRIKSLQQCASAIKDLIDEKIEADRRLEAFSIQLVILAIWKQALHICHTQAASAMEGSPSQEIPRFRRSTSKKYGSPDTEEHLDVCSAQLPEDISSQIEREFLLEVEHAEELSKVIEHGNTEMPDAMETIFDSALAFGRRGGVDELMGNMESAAALYSKAVRLLVFLLVEAPSLIVNPPFSLTNSDRYRLRGYIDIINNRQGYSRSQRMAVLKCEDQHCPP from the exons ATGGCTCAGGCGACCGGGAGGGGTAGGGTGGTCGGGGACTACCTGGTGGGGCGGCAAATCGGGTCCGGTTCGTTCTCGGTCGTGTGGCACGCGAGGCACCGAGTCCACGGGACCGAGGTGGCGATCAAGGAGATCGCTACGGGCCGGCTCAACAAGAAACTGCAGGAATCTTTAATGTCGGAGATCTACATCCTCAAGCGGATTAACCACCCTAATATTATTCGCTTGCACGATATTATTCAG GTTCCTGGGAAGATACACCTTGTATTGGAGTACTGCAAAGGGGGTGATCTTTCCGTGTACATTCAACGCCATGGGAGAGTCCCTGAAGGCATTGCAAAGCAATTCATGCAGCAGCTAG TGGCTGGGCTACAAATTCTTCGGGACAATAATCTTATACATCGGGATTTAAAGCCGCAG AATCTCCTTCTCACCACAAATGACAACAATTCAGTTTTGAAGATTGCAGATTTTGGATTTGCAAG ATCTCTGCAACCTAGAGGCCTTGCAGAAACCTTGTGTGGTTCACCGCTTTACATGGCACCAGAGATAATGCAACTTCAGAAGTATGATGCAAAG GCAGATCTCTGGAGTGTTGGTGCCATTTTATTTCAGCTTGTTACTGGAAAAACTCCATTTACCGGAAGCAATCAAATACAG TTGCTCCAGAACATTGTGAAATCAACTGAATTGCATTTCCCTCCAGATATCAAGGGTTTGAGTTCTGAGTGCAAAGATTTGTGCCAGAAATTGCTGCGCCGTAATCCAG TTGAACGATTAACATTTGAAGAGTTTTTCAACCACTCATTCCTTTCTCAGAAACAACCAGCTGCATCGCTGAG GAGTAGGAGCTCTTCAAGACTAGTGGATGAATTTACTTCATCTGAATGTGATCATGTGAGAAATATGGAGGAAAGTTCTCATGAGGATTGTCTGCCTTTCTTTTTAGATGACGACCCTAGTGGTCCTGAGGGGAGCCCATCTTTCTCAAGGAGGAGGTCCTCAATGAAGTCTTCTTTTGGATTTTCCCTTGATACAAAAGGTGATAGAAGGGAAGCAGTATCTTCCACTTCTAATAACATGAATATTTCTTTTGGATATGGTAGTGCCACAGATGATTTGGAAAGTACTCATCCTAAGGTGGACAGCCATCGACCCTCAGACAGAAATTTATCTGATCCTCTGAAATCCATGGACCAGAGATCACCAAATACTCGATCAAGAG CAAGTCCTTCCAAGCCAAGCCATTCTCCATACAAGTCACAGAGTCCTCCAGAAGCAGTTTTTAACATGACCACCAAATCAAGTTCCCCAATGCCAATCATTGGCGCACAGACCAGTAAAATGTGTCGCATTGGAAGCTTAGAAAGTCAGAGCTCTGCTCCAGGCACTTCACAAGGATCAGTGGATATGGGAGACGCTTTAGAGCAGCCATCTACTCACTGCATGACGAGGATTAAATCATTACAGCAGTGTGCCTCTGCCATTAAAGATTTAATAGATGAAAAA ATCGAAGCAGATAGGCGACTAGAAGCATTCTCAATTCAGCTTGTAATTCTTGCAATTTGGAAGCAAGCGTTGCATATATGCCATACACAAGCTGCCTCAGCTATGGAAGGAAGTCCAAGCCAAGAGATTCCAAGATTTAGGAGGAGCACCAGCAAGAAGTATGGTAGTCCTGACACAGAAGAACATCTTGATGTTTGCAGTGCTCAATTGCCGGAGGATATTTCCTCTCAGATTGAGAGAGAATTTCTTCTGGAAGTTGAACACGCTGAAGAACTTTCTAAGGTTATTGAACATG GCAATACGGAGATGCCAGATGCAATGGAGACAATATTTGATTCTGCCCTTGCTTTTGGGAGGCGTGGAGGC GTGGATGAGCTCATGGGTAATATGGAAAGTGCAGCAGCATTGTATTCAAAAGCTGTGCGTTTGTTAGTCTTCCTTTTAGTGGAAGCACCATCCCTCATTGTCAATCCTCCATTCTCCCTCACAAACTCAGACCGGTATAGGCTCCGAGGTTACATTGACATCATTAATAACAGGCAAGGTTATTCAAGGTCTCAGCGGATGGCTGTTCTCAAGTGCGAGGATCAACACTGCCCCCCTTAA
- the LOC133872936 gene encoding serine/threonine-protein kinase ATG1c-like isoform X1: MAQATGRGRVVGDYLVGRQIGSGSFSVVWHARHRVHGTEVAIKEIATGRLNKKLQESLMSEIYILKRINHPNIIRLHDIIQVPGKIHLVLEYCKGGDLSVYIQRHGRVPEGIAKQFMQQLVAGLQILRDNNLIHRDLKPQNLLLTTNDNNSVLKIADFGFARSLQPRGLAETLCGSPLYMAPEIMQLQKYDAKADLWSVGAILFQLVTGKTPFTGSNQIQLLQNIVKSTELHFPPDIKGLSSECKDLCQKLLRRNPVERLTFEEFFNHSFLSQKQPAASLRSRSSSRLVDEFTSSECDHVRNMEESSHEDCLPFFLDDDPSGPEGSPSFSRRRSSMKSSFGFSLDTKGDRREAVSSTSNNMNISFGYGSATDDLESTHPKVDSHRPSDRNLSDPLKSMDQRSPNTRSRVMDSLDLIDQDYVVVSGPPMDVSSSSASPSKPSHSPYKSQSPPEAVFNMTTKSSSPMPIIGAQTSKMCRIGSLESQSSAPGTSQGSVDMGDALEQPSTHCMTRIKSLQQCASAIKDLIDEKIEADRRLEAFSIQLVILAIWKQALHICHTQAASAMEGSPSQEIPRFRRSTSKKYGSPDTEEHLDVCSAQLPEDISSQIEREFLLEVEHAEELSKVIEHGNTEMPDAMETIFDSALAFGRRGGVDELMGNMESAAALYSKAVRLLVFLLVEAPSLIVNPPFSLTNSDRYRLRGYIDIINNRQGYSRSQRMAVLKCEDQHCPP; the protein is encoded by the exons ATGGCTCAGGCGACCGGGAGGGGTAGGGTGGTCGGGGACTACCTGGTGGGGCGGCAAATCGGGTCCGGTTCGTTCTCGGTCGTGTGGCACGCGAGGCACCGAGTCCACGGGACCGAGGTGGCGATCAAGGAGATCGCTACGGGCCGGCTCAACAAGAAACTGCAGGAATCTTTAATGTCGGAGATCTACATCCTCAAGCGGATTAACCACCCTAATATTATTCGCTTGCACGATATTATTCAG GTTCCTGGGAAGATACACCTTGTATTGGAGTACTGCAAAGGGGGTGATCTTTCCGTGTACATTCAACGCCATGGGAGAGTCCCTGAAGGCATTGCAAAGCAATTCATGCAGCAGCTAG TGGCTGGGCTACAAATTCTTCGGGACAATAATCTTATACATCGGGATTTAAAGCCGCAG AATCTCCTTCTCACCACAAATGACAACAATTCAGTTTTGAAGATTGCAGATTTTGGATTTGCAAG ATCTCTGCAACCTAGAGGCCTTGCAGAAACCTTGTGTGGTTCACCGCTTTACATGGCACCAGAGATAATGCAACTTCAGAAGTATGATGCAAAG GCAGATCTCTGGAGTGTTGGTGCCATTTTATTTCAGCTTGTTACTGGAAAAACTCCATTTACCGGAAGCAATCAAATACAG TTGCTCCAGAACATTGTGAAATCAACTGAATTGCATTTCCCTCCAGATATCAAGGGTTTGAGTTCTGAGTGCAAAGATTTGTGCCAGAAATTGCTGCGCCGTAATCCAG TTGAACGATTAACATTTGAAGAGTTTTTCAACCACTCATTCCTTTCTCAGAAACAACCAGCTGCATCGCTGAG GAGTAGGAGCTCTTCAAGACTAGTGGATGAATTTACTTCATCTGAATGTGATCATGTGAGAAATATGGAGGAAAGTTCTCATGAGGATTGTCTGCCTTTCTTTTTAGATGACGACCCTAGTGGTCCTGAGGGGAGCCCATCTTTCTCAAGGAGGAGGTCCTCAATGAAGTCTTCTTTTGGATTTTCCCTTGATACAAAAGGTGATAGAAGGGAAGCAGTATCTTCCACTTCTAATAACATGAATATTTCTTTTGGATATGGTAGTGCCACAGATGATTTGGAAAGTACTCATCCTAAGGTGGACAGCCATCGACCCTCAGACAGAAATTTATCTGATCCTCTGAAATCCATGGACCAGAGATCACCAAATACTCGATCAAGAG TCATGGATTCACTAGATTTAATTGATCAAGATTATGTTGTTGTATCTGGACCTCCAATGGATGTGTCATCTTCCTCAGCAAGTCCTTCCAAGCCAAGCCATTCTCCATACAAGTCACAGAGTCCTCCAGAAGCAGTTTTTAACATGACCACCAAATCAAGTTCCCCAATGCCAATCATTGGCGCACAGACCAGTAAAATGTGTCGCATTGGAAGCTTAGAAAGTCAGAGCTCTGCTCCAGGCACTTCACAAGGATCAGTGGATATGGGAGACGCTTTAGAGCAGCCATCTACTCACTGCATGACGAGGATTAAATCATTACAGCAGTGTGCCTCTGCCATTAAAGATTTAATAGATGAAAAA ATCGAAGCAGATAGGCGACTAGAAGCATTCTCAATTCAGCTTGTAATTCTTGCAATTTGGAAGCAAGCGTTGCATATATGCCATACACAAGCTGCCTCAGCTATGGAAGGAAGTCCAAGCCAAGAGATTCCAAGATTTAGGAGGAGCACCAGCAAGAAGTATGGTAGTCCTGACACAGAAGAACATCTTGATGTTTGCAGTGCTCAATTGCCGGAGGATATTTCCTCTCAGATTGAGAGAGAATTTCTTCTGGAAGTTGAACACGCTGAAGAACTTTCTAAGGTTATTGAACATG GCAATACGGAGATGCCAGATGCAATGGAGACAATATTTGATTCTGCCCTTGCTTTTGGGAGGCGTGGAGGC GTGGATGAGCTCATGGGTAATATGGAAAGTGCAGCAGCATTGTATTCAAAAGCTGTGCGTTTGTTAGTCTTCCTTTTAGTGGAAGCACCATCCCTCATTGTCAATCCTCCATTCTCCCTCACAAACTCAGACCGGTATAGGCTCCGAGGTTACATTGACATCATTAATAACAGGCAAGGTTATTCAAGGTCTCAGCGGATGGCTGTTCTCAAGTGCGAGGATCAACACTGCCCCCCTTAA
- the LOC133872936 gene encoding serine/threonine-protein kinase ATG1c-like isoform X3, which produces MAPEIMQLQKYDAKADLWSVGAILFQLVTGKTPFTGSNQIQLLQNIVKSTELHFPPDIKGLSSECKDLCQKLLRRNPVERLTFEEFFNHSFLSQKQPAASLRSRSSSRLVDEFTSSECDHVRNMEESSHEDCLPFFLDDDPSGPEGSPSFSRRRSSMKSSFGFSLDTKGDRREAVSSTSNNMNISFGYGSATDDLESTHPKVDSHRPSDRNLSDPLKSMDQRSPNTRSRVMDSLDLIDQDYVVVSGPPMDVSSSSASPSKPSHSPYKSQSPPEAVFNMTTKSSSPMPIIGAQTSKMCRIGSLESQSSAPGTSQGSVDMGDALEQPSTHCMTRIKSLQQCASAIKDLIDEKIEADRRLEAFSIQLVILAIWKQALHICHTQAASAMEGSPSQEIPRFRRSTSKKYGSPDTEEHLDVCSAQLPEDISSQIEREFLLEVEHAEELSKVIEHGNTEMPDAMETIFDSALAFGRRGGVDELMGNMESAAALYSKAVRLLVFLLVEAPSLIVNPPFSLTNSDRYRLRGYIDIINNRQGYSRSQRMAVLKCEDQHCPP; this is translated from the exons ATGGCACCAGAGATAATGCAACTTCAGAAGTATGATGCAAAG GCAGATCTCTGGAGTGTTGGTGCCATTTTATTTCAGCTTGTTACTGGAAAAACTCCATTTACCGGAAGCAATCAAATACAG TTGCTCCAGAACATTGTGAAATCAACTGAATTGCATTTCCCTCCAGATATCAAGGGTTTGAGTTCTGAGTGCAAAGATTTGTGCCAGAAATTGCTGCGCCGTAATCCAG TTGAACGATTAACATTTGAAGAGTTTTTCAACCACTCATTCCTTTCTCAGAAACAACCAGCTGCATCGCTGAG GAGTAGGAGCTCTTCAAGACTAGTGGATGAATTTACTTCATCTGAATGTGATCATGTGAGAAATATGGAGGAAAGTTCTCATGAGGATTGTCTGCCTTTCTTTTTAGATGACGACCCTAGTGGTCCTGAGGGGAGCCCATCTTTCTCAAGGAGGAGGTCCTCAATGAAGTCTTCTTTTGGATTTTCCCTTGATACAAAAGGTGATAGAAGGGAAGCAGTATCTTCCACTTCTAATAACATGAATATTTCTTTTGGATATGGTAGTGCCACAGATGATTTGGAAAGTACTCATCCTAAGGTGGACAGCCATCGACCCTCAGACAGAAATTTATCTGATCCTCTGAAATCCATGGACCAGAGATCACCAAATACTCGATCAAGAG TCATGGATTCACTAGATTTAATTGATCAAGATTATGTTGTTGTATCTGGACCTCCAATGGATGTGTCATCTTCCTCAGCAAGTCCTTCCAAGCCAAGCCATTCTCCATACAAGTCACAGAGTCCTCCAGAAGCAGTTTTTAACATGACCACCAAATCAAGTTCCCCAATGCCAATCATTGGCGCACAGACCAGTAAAATGTGTCGCATTGGAAGCTTAGAAAGTCAGAGCTCTGCTCCAGGCACTTCACAAGGATCAGTGGATATGGGAGACGCTTTAGAGCAGCCATCTACTCACTGCATGACGAGGATTAAATCATTACAGCAGTGTGCCTCTGCCATTAAAGATTTAATAGATGAAAAA ATCGAAGCAGATAGGCGACTAGAAGCATTCTCAATTCAGCTTGTAATTCTTGCAATTTGGAAGCAAGCGTTGCATATATGCCATACACAAGCTGCCTCAGCTATGGAAGGAAGTCCAAGCCAAGAGATTCCAAGATTTAGGAGGAGCACCAGCAAGAAGTATGGTAGTCCTGACACAGAAGAACATCTTGATGTTTGCAGTGCTCAATTGCCGGAGGATATTTCCTCTCAGATTGAGAGAGAATTTCTTCTGGAAGTTGAACACGCTGAAGAACTTTCTAAGGTTATTGAACATG GCAATACGGAGATGCCAGATGCAATGGAGACAATATTTGATTCTGCCCTTGCTTTTGGGAGGCGTGGAGGC GTGGATGAGCTCATGGGTAATATGGAAAGTGCAGCAGCATTGTATTCAAAAGCTGTGCGTTTGTTAGTCTTCCTTTTAGTGGAAGCACCATCCCTCATTGTCAATCCTCCATTCTCCCTCACAAACTCAGACCGGTATAGGCTCCGAGGTTACATTGACATCATTAATAACAGGCAAGGTTATTCAAGGTCTCAGCGGATGGCTGTTCTCAAGTGCGAGGATCAACACTGCCCCCCTTAA
- the LOC133873656 gene encoding putative receptor protein kinase ZmPK1, with translation MRCFLRFLSSVLFLSFATSATSNFLQRGSSLSVETDSDLLTSPDKTFTCGFYEVGENAYCFSIWFTNSKNRTVVWMANQDKPVNGRGSRISLRRDGAMVLTDVDGSNVWQTNTIYTNATTVQRAELLDSGNLALKDPYGKILWQSFDFPTDTLLPNQPFTRNKKLVSTLGRGSYDSGYFSLYFDNDNVLRLMYDGPDISSLYWPTPGVGVYQIGRTNYNSSRIAVLDEMGTFSSSDRFQFSAADMGPGVKRRLTMDYDGNLRLYSLNNLSGLWETSWAALTEPCNVHGICGRNGICVYTPQAQCSCPPGYEVTDPSNWNKGCKPKFNQTCSQANETKFLELPNVDFYGYDLNYSPETSFNNCRKLCLEDCRCEAFSYRLTERLCFTKNALFNGIRTPSFPGSIYLKLPASLETTEPNSLNGTNPICGIRGSEIVTGSPSMFVYSSRRQTWVYLYSFVSAIGAVEVLILVLGWWFLFRGHGVSASVEDGYRALSSQFRKFSYAELRKATKKFKEELGRGASGVVYKGILADERVVAVKRLGDVYEGEEVFWAEMSTVGRINHMNLVRMWGFCSERGHRILVYEYVENGSLDRHLLPPNFLGWKERFKVALGTAKGLAYLHHECLEWVIHCDVKPENILLDSGFEAKIADFGLAKLSQRGSPSSGFSRIRGTKGYMAPEWALSLPITAKVDVYSYGVVILEIVKGTRFSSWVGNSSTEEQEPELTSFVRMVKRKIQCGEEESWIEDIVDPRLEGQFSRRQAATMVEIGISCVEEDRSKRPEMASVLQLLLECEDDAKLHFPKHFQQASTETPESENALNNTAFLP, from the coding sequence ATGAGGTGTTTTCTCAGATTTCTCAGTTCTGTTTTGTTTCTCTCCTTTGCAACTTCAGCGACCAGTAACTTTCTTCAAAGGGGGTCTTCTCTCTCAGTTGAAACTGATTCAGACCTCCTGACCTCCCCAGATAAGACGTTCACCTGTGGCTTCTATGAGGTGGGAGAAAATGCTTACTGCTTCTCAATTTGGTTCACCAATTCTAAGAACAGAACAGTTGTTTGGATGGCCAACCAAGACAAGCCAGTCAATGGCCGAGGCTCCAGAATCTCACTGAGGCGAGACGGCGCCATGGTCCTAACCGACGTGGACGGCTCGAACGTGTGGCAGACCAACACCATTTACACCAACGCCACTACTGTTCAAAGAGCTGAGCTTTTGGACTCTGGGAACCTTGCTCTAAAAGACCCATACGGTAAAATTCTGTGGCAAAGTTTTGATTTTCCTACAGATACTCTTCTTCCCAACCAACCCTTTACAAGGAACAAGAAACTGGTTTCTACTTTAGGAAGAGGTTCCTATGATTCTGGTTATTTTAGTCTTTATTTTGATAACGATAATGTGTTGAGGTTGATGTATGATGGGCCTGATATATCAAGCTTGTATTGGCCTACTCCTGGTGTTGGTGTGTATCAAATTGGAAGAACAAATTATAATAGTAGCAGAATCGCTGTTTTAGATGAAATGGGTACTTTTTCATCCAGTGACAGGTTTCAGTTCAGCGCTGCTGACATGGGTCCTGGAGTCAAAAGGAGGCTGACAATGGATTATGATGGAAACCTTAGACTTTATAGCCTTAACAATTTGTCAGGATTGTGGGAGACTTCATGGGCAGCTCTCACTGAACCGTGTAACGTTCATGGGATATGTGGGAGAAATGGGATTTGTGTTTATACACCGCAGGCCCAGTGCTCATGTCCTCCTGGCTATGAGGTCACCGATCCAAGTAATTGGAACAAAGGTTGCAAGCCTAAGTTCAATCAAACTTGCAGCCAAGCCAATGAAACGAAATTTCTGGAGCTTCCAAATGTAGATTTCTATGGATATGATCTCAATTACAGTCCAGAAACTTCATTTAACAATTGCAGAAAACTCTGCTTAGAGGATTGCCGTTGTGAAGCATTTAGCTATAGGTTAACAGAGCGGCTTTGTTTCACAAAAAATGCACTTTTTAATGGCATCAGGACTCCAAGTTTTCCAGGCAGTATATATCTAAAATTGCCAGCAAGTTTGGAAACCACAGAACCCAACAGTCTCAATGGCACCAATCCAATATGTGGGATCCGTGGATCTGAAATTGTGACAGGGTCTCCTTCCATGTTCGTCTACAGTTCAAGAAGGCAGACATGGGTTTATCTTTACTCGTTTGTTTCTGCAATCGGTGCAGTTGAAGTTCTCATCCTTGTATTGGGTTGGTGGTTCCTTTTTAGAGGACATGGCGTGTCAGCTTCAGTGGAAGATGGGTACCGCGCGCTATCAAGCCAGTTCAGGAAATTCAGTTATGCTGAACTGAGGAAGGCAACCAAGAAGTTCAAGGAAGAGCTGGGAAGAGGAGCCTCTGGGGTTGtatataagggtattttggcGGATGAAAGGGTAGTGGCTGTGAAGAGATTGGGAGATGTTTATGAAGGGGAAGAAGTGTTTTGGGCAGAAATGAGTACTGTTGGGAGAATCAATCACATGAACCTTGTTAGAATGTGGGGATTCTGTTCAGAACGTGGACACAGAATACTGGTGTATGAGTATGTGGAGAATGGCTCATTGGATAGGCACTTATTGCCCCCAAATTTTCTTGGATGGAAAGAGAGGTTTAAAGTTGCATTAGGAACAGCTAAAGGTTTGGCCTATCTTCATCATGAGTGTCTAGAATGGGTTATCCATTGTGATGTGAAGCCTGAAAATATACTACTGGACAGTGGATTTGAAGCAAAGATAGCAGATTTTGGGCTGGCAAAGTTGTCTCAAAGAGGAAGCCCCAGCTCAGGATTTTCTCGGATTCGAGGCACAAAAGGGTACATGGCTCCGGAATGGGCTTTGAGTCTTCCTATCACAGCAAAAGTTGATGTTTATAGTTATGGAGTTGTGATTTTGGAGATAGTGAAGGGAACTAGATTCTCAAGCTGGGTGGGAAACAGTAGTACTGAGGAGCAGGAACCGGAGTTGACAAGTTTTGTGAGGATGGTGAAAAGGAAAATTCAGTGCGGAGAAGAAGAGTCATGGATAGAGGATATAGTGGATCCAAGATTGGAAGGGCAGTTTAGCAGGAGGCAGGCAGCAACAATGGTTGAAATTGGTATTTCCTGTGTGGAGGAAGACAGAAGCAAAAGACCAGAAATGGCTTCGGTTCTCCAACTTCTACTGGAATGTGAAGATGATGCTAAACTTCATTTTCCAAAACATTTTCAGCAAGCTAGCACTGAGACACCCGAGAGCGAAAACGCTCTCAACAACACAGCCTTCCTTCCCTGA
- the LOC133873898 gene encoding putative receptor protein kinase ZmPK1 produces the protein MRCFLRFLSSVLFLSFATSATSNFLQRESSLSVETDSDLLTSPDKTFTCGFYEVGENAYCFSIWFTNSKNRTVVWMANQDKPVNGRGSRISLRRDGAMVLTDVDGSTVWQTNTTATDVQTAELLDSGNLALKDPYGKILWQSFDFPTDTLLPNQPFTKNKKLVSTLGRGSYDSGYFSLYFDNDNALRLMYDGPDISSLYWPDPGSSMYQNGRTNYNSSRIAVLDEMGTFSSSDRFLFSAADMGPGVKRRLTMDYDGNLRLYSLNNLSGLWETSWAALTEPCRVHGICGRNGICVYTPQAQCSCPPGYEVTDPSNWNKGCKPKFNQTCSQANETKFLELPNVDFYGYDLNYSSESSFNDCRKLCLEDCRCEAFSYRLTERVCLTKNALFNGIRTPSFPGSIYLKLPASLETTEPNSLNGTNPICGIRGSEIVTGSPSMYIFTVYLYSFVSAIGAVEVLIFVLGWWFLFRGHGVSASVEDGYRALSSQFRKFSYAELRKATKKFNTML, from the coding sequence ATGAGGTGTTTTCTAAGATTTCTCAGTTCTGTTTTGTTTCTCTCCTTTGCAACTTCAGCGACCAGTAACTTTCTTCAAAGGGAGTCTTCTCTCTCAGTTGAAACTGATTCAGACCTCCTGACCTCCCCAGATAAGACGTTCACCTGTGGCTTCTATGAGGTGGGAGAAAATGCTTACTGCTTCTCAATTTGGTTCACCAATTCTAAGAACAGAACAGTTGTTTGGATGGCCAACCAAGACAAGCCAGTCAATGGCCGAGGCTCCAGAATCTCACTGAGGCGAGACGGCGCCATGGTCCTAACCGACGTGGACGGCTCGACCGTGTGGCAGACCAACACCACCGCCACTGATGTTCAAACAGCTGAGCTTTTGGACTCTGGGAACCTTGCTCTAAAAGACCCATACGGTAAAATTCTGTGGCAAAGTTTTGATTTTCCTACAGATACTCTTCTTCCTAACCAACCCTTTACAAAGAACAAGAAACTGGTTTCTACTTTAGGAAGAGGTTCCTATGATTCTGGTTATTTTAGTCTTTATTTTGATAACGATAATGCGTTGAGGTTGATGTATGATGGGCCTGATATATCAAGCTTGTATTGGCCTGATCCTGGTTCTAGTATGTATCAAAATGGAAGAACAAATTATAATAGTAGCAGAATCGCTGTTTTAGATGAAATGGGTACTTTTTCATCCAGTGACAGGTTTCTGTTCAGCGCTGCTGACATGGGTCCTGGAGTCAAAAGGAGGCTGACAATGGATTATGATGGAAACCTTAGACTTTATAGCCTTAACAATTTGTCAGGATTGTGGGAGACTTCATGGGCAGCTCTCACTGAACCGTGTAGAGTTCATGGGATATGTGGGAGAAATGGGATTTGTGTTTATACACCGCAGGCCCAGTGCTCATGTCCTCCTGGCTATGAGGTCACCGATCCAAGTAATTGGAACAAAGGTTGCAAGCCAAAGTTCAATCAAACTTGCAGCCAAGCCAATGAAACGAAATTTCTGGAGCTTCCAAATGTAGATTTCTATGGATATGATCTCAATTACAGTTCAGAAAGTTCATTTAACGATTGCAGAAAACTCTGCTTAGAGGATTGCCGTTGTGAAGCATTTAGCTATAGGTTAACAGAAAGggtttgtttgacaaaaaatgcacTTTTTAATGGCATCAGGACTCCAAGTTTTCCAGGCAGTATATATCTAAAATTGCCAGCAAGTTTGGAAACCACAGAACCCAACAGTCTCAATGGCACCAATCCAATATGTGGGATCCGTGGATCTGAAATTGTGACAGGGTCTCCTTCCATGTACATCTTCACGGTTTATCTTTACTCGTTTGTTTCTGCAATCGGTGCAGTTGAAGTTCTCATCTTTGTATTGGGTTGGTGGTTCCTTTTTAGAGGACATGGCGTGTCAGCTTCAGTGGAAGATGGGTACCGCGCGCTATCAAGCCAGTTCAGGAAATTCAGTTATGCTGAACTGAGGAAGGCAACCAAGAAGTTCAATACAATGCTATGA